The DNA sequence cctgacaacctccctggtgggagcatcccggctccttGACAACTCtgactctctctctgtccctctctctctctctctgcactctgactctctctctgtccctctctctgtctccttctgcactgtctgtcactctctctctctgcacgctgactctctctctctgtccctctctctgtctctctctgcatcatctgtccctctctctgcattctgtctctctctgtccctctctctgtccctctctctctctctctgtctctctctccgtctctctctctgtcactaaCTTTCtgactctctttctctctctctctctgcactctatgtaaacccctacccccccagcctatctgccccccccccaggcaaatgcccctaattttttacatacccctccgtgcagatctggccttgggagttcacggcagccatctacTTTTCTTGGTCTTCTTCGTGATCAGACTGGCTTTTCCAtttttcggcgcatgtgcagttgtagtaaatttccgtgactttcagcgcatgcgcagttgtttgggaaTGGAAACttactacaactgcgcatgcgccaaaacttctGAAGAATACTGAAAAAATAAGATGGAGCCCGTGAACTCCGGAGGCccgaatctgcatggaggggtaagtaaaaaactAGGGGCAGTTGCCCAGGGAGCAGGTATGCTGGGGGGGATGAGTGAGGGGGGTCTACTCAGGGTATTGATATTGATACAAATATTTCTGAGCCTGATACTCACTGTATCCAAAACTAAGAGGGTTAACTCCCAggagtacaaagtgctgtttgtcTTTGATAAAAGGGAAAGTTCAGTTTCATTTCTTCTTCAGTTGCTGTTCCTGCTCTCAGTGATGgcggctgctgatctgagagacgagctgagctgctccatctgcctgagcatttatactgatcctgtaaCCCTGCTGTGTGACCATAACTTCTGCCGGGGCTGTATTGGGAGGGTGCTGGGCACCCAGGAGGGATCTGGACcttattcctgccctgaatgcagaCAGGAGTTTAAGGAGCGCCCTGCCCTGCCCAGGAACAGAACTCTGGGGAACATAGCAGAGCGATTCCTTTCTGCTCAGCCGGAGCCGGGGGAGACTGGGATTCCCTGCACCTACTGTGACTCCCATGTACCTGCTGTtaaatcctgtctcctgtgtgaggcttctctgtgtaATAAGCACCTGAGGATGCACAGCAAGTCAGCGAAACACGTCTTAATAGAACCCACAATGGACATGGGGGACAAGAAATGCTCAGTCCATGATGAACCCCTGAAATATTACTGCTGGGAGGAGTCTGTCTGTATCTGTGTATATTGCTGGGTGTCTGAggagcacaggggccacagggtggagctgctgagtgaggcctctgagaagaaaaaagagacactgaggaaagttgtggagaaactgaggccagagagagaggagactgagagaggagcccagagactgcaggagcgcaggagagaagtggcagaaaaagcagccggtgagacagagagagtcactgcgctgtttagagacatcagggaacagctggaagccctagagaagagactcctgagtgacatctccagccagaaagagaagctctcactcacactcactgatctgatggagcagctggaaataaagaaggacgagctgtccaggaagatctgtcacattgaggagctgtgcaacatggcagatccactcactgtcctacaggaacgggaatcacatggagctgcagataatgaggggggcagagagagacatgatataaaggtccctgctgtaggggatctggatgtggatctgatctcagagacattactcacaggcttagctgccattgGGACTGGGGTAAATTCAAAATTAGCCCATCATTTGGGTACATCAACCAGTGGAGGAGAAGGCTCAGAACTTTTTGTGTCATTGATAAAAACAATACCAAGTATTTCCCCATTAAATTCTATTACTAACAGTAGATTTGACCCTGtatatgggcaggaggctacagacctgttactggatataaacacggctcataatcgtgtatctgtatcaggggacaggaaatctgcttcctactcactaacagaactacattacccacaatccccagagagatttcagttGGTGCCTCAGgttttaagcagcaggagtttcccctcagggcgacattactgggaagtggaggtcagtgaatcagggggctggggggtaggggtggcctatcccagtatagagaggagagggggTCAGTCCTGTATTGGGgataataacaagtcctggtgtttgtacaGATGGTATAATAACAGATATTCAGTGGAACATGACAGTAAAAGGACACATTTACCCCACATCCattcctgcaggagaatcaggatctcattggactatgaggccggacgtctgtccttttatgagctgagtgagccaatcagacacttacacaccttcactgtcacattcactgagccccttcatgctgcattcagggTCGGGTGGGATTCCTGGATGAGAATCGTTAGTTAGTATCTATGGCactttattaccgtatatactcgagtataagccgacccgagtataagccgaggtacctaattttacctacaaaaacttgtaacacttattgactcgagtataagcctaggggtgagaaatgcatcaCAGGGTGAACAGCGCAAAGCAGGGTGCCGAGACGCACATGGGCAGAGAGTGCAGCCTCATACCCCCTTAATGGACACACAAGTTGTAGTGACTATAGAATGAAAATTGAGGGGACAATGATGATAATGTGTTTTTCTGGGCTGCTCTGCAGGACTGTACTTTTATATGTAAAACTACAGGTCAAGTAGTGGCAATTAGTAAGGAGCCCATTCACATGCCAGCCACTGGCACAGCATAAATGCAGGCACATGAGCTTGCCCAGTCAGCTTGCAATCCTGCAACGTGTGTAGCCCATTATTAGAGGGATGCTCTCTCCAAGCATCCTCCCTCCTGCTCGTCTCTTCTACCTCCCTCCTGCTTGTCTCTTCTCCCTTCCTCCTTCTCttttccctccctccctgctgctctTCTCCCTTTCTCCTGCTCGTCTCTTCTCCCTCCAGCTCATAATCTTTTAGTTGGGCAGGAACCAGGGTGTACCCCACCCCCAGTACCTGATTGTGTAGTTAGGCATGGTGCCAGACGCACAGACAGGGAGGCGGACTTGTCGAACACTGCTGTACTCCATCTCCAGCTCGAACTGCAGCTCATCAGGGGCTCCCCGGGGGCGTTGAGGAGCCACAAGGAGCAGAACACGGGCAGTGCCTCCTCCAGCAGGCGGCCCACCGTGCGGTTCTGCAGCAACTCTTCTTAGTGAGCCACCGCTGGAACAGTGCCGTGTCCCGCAGTTTGCCGAACAGCATAAGTAATACGGAACTGGAAACTCTCCTGTGCTGCAGCCGTCGGCTCTGATTTCAGGTAGTCCCGCAGGGAGGCATCGGGCTCCATGGGCCAGAGGGGGGTGAGAGAGCGGTTCGGGACGGCAGCGGTATAGCAGGAGAACACCGGAAGGAAGTTGTCATCTGTTCTGCACTTCCGCCTCCAGCAACGCGGCACCTGGCTGGCCCTTTTGGAAGTTCGTTACTCCAATGGGAAGCGATAGCAGGTATTTTTCAAATGCGTTAGCACTGCGTGCTGCCCCTGTTTCGTCCTGGGCACCCGAGGTAGACACTTTTATTGAGGGGAGTGATGGTGGACTTTGTGGGAGGTCCTCAGCAACCTCGACtccaacaaaatatattttcccggTGCCCTTGCAGCGCTGCAAGCCATTGACTCGAGTAAaagccgaggtagaatttttcagcacattttgggcttatactcgagtatatacggtaattgaatAGGTTAATCAGAGGATACATTAGTGTAATTcctgtcaggcctggatttgtggaaaggccacctaggcccgggcctagggcggcaggattttaggggggcggcatgctgcccaaccacacccacattggtccagatgatgaaaatttgcacaaaaaaggggaggggacaggggcgacaaacggcagtgggcctaggggcgcccactatgtaaatccggccctgattcctGTAGATCTAAACCAGTCAGTACCGCCCCTTCCCTGGCCGCATATTGTATATCAGTGCTGAGCAACACTTTGCTTGGGGTGAGTCAGTTATACAATATTACGTGGGTATAGGGGCAGGATCATATTAAAGCCAAGATGCCATATCAATCTGAAATATTAACACTGCTCTTATGTCAGGGGATTGTCCCAAGACTTTACTGGTTAAACTCTGATCATGTGACTAAGGAGAATACGGCCAGACAATTACGTTGTCACTGAAAGTGTTAATTAGTGCCGCCCATTTCCTGTAAGGCCACACCCACTGATATTTATTGGCACATGGGGGGATGGGGAGCACTGTGCCAGTCACATGATCAACAGCTCAGTTGGGGGGCAGCAAATTGCACAGATGCCCCTGAACTGGGAAACCCAACAGTGGAATTGGCACCGGTGGGAAAATCCTCACAATTGTCATGTGTGTCATTGTCCATAGGGTTACAGAACAAGCAATGCacttccctgtaataataataataataataataataataataataaagctccATGTGACTGAGACTTGCAGTTTCCTCTCTGATGAAGCCACTGGGGCAGGTTATTATTATAtgacacacatatactatatttatatatgactGCAGTGCTGTACATTAGGGTTAGGGGCGGGGTCTAACTGATCATTATGTATATAGATAAAATAGGCAGAGAATGAGACTTGGGTGACTCTTGTTACTGTTTGGGAAGGGCTTGTATTTCATGTATGGAATATGCTGAATTGTGATTGGCTGATATAAGCCCATGTGACTACACAGCAGGGAACAGATTGATGCTGATTATTgctgttttccttaaaggggttgttcacctttgagttaactgttagtatgatgtagagagagatattctgagacaatttgcaattggttttcattttttattatttttagtttttgagttattttgatttttattcagcagatctccagtttgcagtttcaaaactctggttgctagggtccaatttaccctagcaacatgcattgatttaattgagagactggaatatgaataggggagggtctgtatagaaatgtgagtaataaaaaagtagcaataacaatacatttgtcgcctTACAGAAAATTTTTTATACGGGGTCTATTCAaaactgaaaagaatcagaaacagaaggcaaatagtttttaaatgataaaaaaataaatgatgaaaacccAATTCTACTAAACTAAATGCTAACTTAAAGGTGGTTACATGTGCAAGTGCAGTGAGTAAAGtatatacacatgtatttatatagcagcacAGTTATACGCAGGACTTTACAAGGCATAAACACAGACAGGGGAATAGTTATATTAAGTTACACAGTACAAATAGATAAATCTATACTTAAGTGCCTATGGTTAAGTGCTGGGTgagcatgaaatgcgtcaggctgtCTATATGATCTGTTGATAACACACCGATAATAtgatactagaaaatcatataaactttaaataaagccaataggctggttttgcctccaataaggattaattatatcttagctgggatcaattacaagcgactattttattattacacagaaaagggaatcattttcaaaaatttggaatatttggataaaatggagtctatagaagacggccttttctgtaattcagagctttctggataatgggtttccggataacagatcccatacctgtactaggagaCTCACCATTTAGGCTTTTCCTTCTGAGACCAATCTTCCTTAGATTCAGCCTTTTCTGTCtcattctttttcattatttgggcTCCTTTTCCTTTATACACCATTGAGTGCTGCTGTAAATATTGAACATGCAAAACtctgcttaataaaagaaaacatatttctaagcaactttgcaatatacattcattacaatgttTCTCTGGTGTGtaagttatgtgtatatgtattactACTGAAATCAGTGTCTgctcctttctattctctgcactgctggttcagactgttgatacaatgtaacacaaggagctgatttacagacctgtctttgctgctggggaactaagtcttttacaacattgtttataaagtaaTAACCAGGAGATAAGCAAATGCCGCCGctgcttctggataatgggtttctggattacggatcccatacctgtagttccatttagtaattatccataaatcagttcagtcctCTACATGGGAGgcatgtgacttctaatatccttatatgttaccACTGGGGAtccattatttcatatatacacacacatatcatTTATATTGACTTCATTGACTCATCATTCCTATGTTTCATCTGAACATTCCTTATTATTTAACATGGATATAAATTCCCTTCACTTGGCTCTCCCACAGATCAACAATGTCCCCTGAATTCTTTACATGATATAAAATGTCTCATTTGTGACCAATCAGCTGCTCCAACACAATCACATGAGAAAGAGACCGAGTGCGACAATGTACTGAGTGACTGAGTATCACACGACAACATTATTATCACTCACACATtcaactgaaatatgtttttgtgcCCAGAGTCCTCAGTATATAGAAAAAGCACAAGAGCCACGAGTAGCAAATAATATTCCTATGGGCAGAAGGTCTGGATCTCTGGGCAAATATTGAGGGGAGGTGTTTGTCTCTCGGCTGCACCTCAGCAGTTTCCCACTCTTTCTGAGAGAAACCAAGTCTCCAATTCAAACTTCCTGTCATTGGAACAAACCAAGTCTGCAATTCAAACTTCCTGTCATTGGAACAAACCAAGTCTGCAGTTCAAAAGGGGTGGAGTGTATGTGTAACTTTATGTGTAAAGTGCTATTAAGGAGCCGCAACactgtacaatgtataaaagtacaacatataaaatcacaataaataaaagtactcacactgaggacaagtcacataataGATACAATAATTATACACAGGACACAGAGCTtaaagaactaaacactaaaactgaatgtgactaaaaatgtcctattttatagagtgaacttattgcacgaggctaaagtttcagcttgtcaatagcagcaatgatccaggacttcaaacttgtcacagggggtcaccatcttggaaagtgtctgtgacactcacatgctcagtgggctctgattggctgttgagaagctaagcttagggctcgtcactaattatccagcagaaaatgagcttccctggctgtaatataagctgatgctacaggtttgctgattattcaattctgatgctaattgcactggtttctgtgctgccatgtagtaattatgtgtattaattactaatcagccttatattgtgacatttctattctatgtgtactgtatattgtgagtggctccctaagctcagtaagtgacagcagcacagagcatgtgaatcagtgaatcagcagaaaagaagatggggagctactggggcatctacaAAAGTAGATAGTGAAGACCACACTGCTGCATTACAAATTTCTTCCGGTGTAGCTTGAGCTTCAGACGCCCAAGAAGCAGCCACCGCTCTAGTGGACTGAGCCTTAATGTGAGGCACCTGCATAGACTTGAGTGAATATGACTTTTTGATACAGGCTTTTATCCAGCTTCCAATCACACGTTTAGAAGCTTGATGCCCCATAGAAGAGCCTTTAAACAGCAAAAGGAGGCTATCACATTTCTTGAATGCCTCAGTCCTCTGTTAATCCTCTGTAATCCAGATTAtgccttctcttttcttcttctgTAGAAGGATTAGGAAAGAAAACTGGCAAAACCATTTCTTTACTGGTGGAGACGATTTTCGGGAGGAATTTCTCTGGTAATCTCAAAATAGCTTTATCTTGTAACATTTTAAGTTGTGGTTCTTTCCTAAGCAATGTAATAAGTACACTGCACACCTGGAATCTACTCACTCTtcagtagtggtgctggtcctcctTTGACCCGGcacggtcccttagcaacagcaactttttgttcacggatccgcacacacacaaatttctgcagtggggaaagtgccccttctttattgatttatatcatCACCAACATCAaagtttcggggggtacaacctcccttcatcagatCTTCCCTAAGCAAAGCTTGGATTTCCACCTCTCTTTGTGCTGAAGTTACTGCTATTAAGAAAGCTGTTTTCATCGATAAGAGATCCAAACTAATCAACTCCTGAGGCTCAAATGGTTCTTCCATGAGAGCTTGAAGGACCAAATTTAAGTCCCAAGATGGCAGGATTGGTCTCACTTGTGGTCTTAGATGTTTGACCCCTTGAATGAACCGGGCCACTAAAGGACACTCCACTGATTTGCTTTTTGTCAATGCTGACAAGGTTGACACTTGCACCTTCAGGGTGACTAGGCTGAGATTTTTCTCTAAGACTGACTGCAGAAAATTCACTACTGCCGACTCAGCTGGTGACGTAAAAGAAATTCCTGACACTGTGCACCACTCCCTGAATTTTTCTCACATTCTGTGATAGGTGCTTTCTGTTGATGGCTTTCTAGGTGCCAAAAGTGTGTCAATAGCCATATCTGCGAGCCCTAGCTCTGTCAGCTCCTGCCGCTCAAAAGCCACCCAGTCAAAGTCCATGTTTGTGGGTTCAGGTGGAATATCTTGCCTTGGGACAGTAACTCACGTTGACAAGGTAGCCTGACTGGACTGTCCAATGCCATCGCAAATAGTTGGGCAAACCAAGGCCTTCTTGGCCACCATGGCAACACTGCTATAACTCTTGCCTTGTCTTTCTGAATTTTGTTCAATACCTTTGAGATAACCGGGATTGGTGAAAATATATAGGTCAGTTTGAACCTACACGTCAGACTGAAAGCATCCTGACACAATGCTTGCTTCTCCAGGCACCAGGAGCAGAACGTTCTTACTTTCCTTTTCCTGGATGTAGCCATGAGGAAGACCCCAACGATCTGCTAACATCTGGAAAATCTCCTGCAACAACTCCCACTCCCCTGGGTGGAGTGTCTCtccactcaataaatctgccagGATATTCTGACAGCCAGGGATATAAGTTGCCGACATGTCCAGGAGATTGTTCTCTGCCCAGGCGAAAATCTCCAAATTCAGACtccaaattcagattttttgctgaGAGTCCCTCCTTGTTTCCTGATATATTTCACTGTCGATATATTGTCGGACTGAATGAGGGCCGCTGTCTTGCCAAGCTGGCTCCTGAAGCTTATTAGTGCTTGGAACACAGCTTCAGCTCCCTGAAATTCAAGGACCACGTCACTGCCTCTGGTGGCCATAGGCCTTGGGCTGACATAAATAGAGTATGAGCCCCCCTTCCTAGGCTGCTGGCATCCATCGTAACTATTTGCCATGATGGGCAGTCTATTGGCTTGCCCTGGGAAAGATTGATTGGGTTTAACCACCACTCTAAACTCTTCACTGTTTGTTGTGATAGAAGTATGAGCTGGGATTGCGCACCCCTTTCCCACTGCTGTAGAAGCTCAAACTGGAGCTGTTGAAGATGAATCATCGCCTAACTGATGGCTTCCTTCATAGCTACTAGTTTCCCTAGTACTTCTAGACAGATAAGAGCCATGGTATAAGGGAACCTCGTGATATCCTGCACCATTTGAATAATGTCTTCCACCTGGCCTGGGGCAAGGTATAGTCGCAACTGTTTGGTATCCTCTAGAACTCCTAAAAATGTCATCTGTTGCGACGGGGTCAAGTGTGAattctgaaaattcaccagtcaCCCATGTTCCGCCAGTACCATAAGGGTCACTTGCACATGCTGATTCAAAACTTGTTTGCTTGTAGCCTTTAGCAAGAGGTCATCCAAATAACTTAAAATCTGTATGCCTTGCAGACTATAATTATGGCTATAACTGGAGCCAAACCTTTGAAAAAGTTCTCAGTGAAGACACTAGCCCAAAGGCAAATGCTCGATACTAAAAGTGGTTGACTTCTCTCTCGCCTTTCATGCGGCAGAAAAGAGCTCTTGCCCGCTGAAGCTTTCAAAATTATATTGTCTAGCTTTGGCCCAAACAGCAACTCCCCCTCAAAAGGGGACTCGCACAAATTAAACTTGGAAGGGGTATCTGCTTGCCTGTCTTTTAGCCACAGCATCTTCCTAGCTGCCACTGCATACCTCATATTTCTGGCTGCCAACTTCAGGACATTCAATGAtgcgttttttttctaaaaaaaagcagaagaaaaatggGTAGAAAACCAAAAGAGAATGCCTTTTGTTAGCAAATTTGCGAAGCAAAGTAGATCAATTGAAAAAACTATTAGGAGGTATTGGCCAATAGCAGAATGACAAATCCTTAGGGAAAATTTGTTCACAATTACCGTTGTTTAGCTATAAAAGAGGCTCCACATTACAAGATATACTCTGTTCTGTGAAAGCCAAGGCTCCAAATAGAATGGAAACAATATACAAAAGCAAACCTAATATAGGAAACTTTCCGTGTCTTAGTTGTGTCTGTTGCTCATTGATTATTAAAGGTGAGGTTGTACAACACACTACAAAAGGCAACAATATTCAACTCAGACACTACGCTACTTGTAATACGGTTGGGGTTGTGTACatgttaaaatgcccttgtggaaaGGAATATGTGAGCCAAACAATAAGACAAATAAAGGCCAGGATAAAAGAACATAGAGGCGATGTCAAGAATTTCAAGCCTAACACCTACACTGATACCCCTGTTTCTTGCCACTTCAACCACACTAGACATAATATGTCACAATTAAAATGGTTGGTCCTGGAGGTAGTCCAAGAACCCCAAAGAGGAGGTGATAAAAATAAGTTACTCCTACAAAAAGAAGCCATCTGGATAAAAAAACGAAATGCTTTAGAACCATTAGGTTTGAACGACCAATGGAATAAGGTGTGTCTCCTGTAGAAATAAATATTAACCTCGTTCCCTTTCCTCTAACAGACAGAGCTGCCATTGAATATGAATTGATTCTCCTGTGTGGTAAGATACCTTAGTAACTTATTTTAGTTACATTTCATTGCCTGGCAGCATTTTCACAACTTTGGCAACATTGTGGAAGTATTTGACAAATGTTCAAacttgtatattatgttttgattAACATTGTTTCTAGCAGGCTTTAAATAGCAGTGCTCAGGTCTACTTGTAAATAGTTCTTATTGATTTTACAGCTTACACAAAGAAAATGCACAGTCACTTAAGACTCTTTTTGATTTGTGTTATTTGTATGGCCCCTGCTTGCACCTGGGGGTGGATCAGTTCTTCACATGGACTAAAAACATGGACTATGATGTCATCACTTGGAATTCCTAAGGACTGATTCACTTAAGCAGTCAGGCTGCAAACCCTCTCAGCAGTGGCCGAAGTGACCAATCAGATGGATGGTGGGTGGGACTTATTGTATTTAATGTTGTGCACTGGTTTGGCTtatatacacttgataaagagctttagtgctcgaaacatgtcgtgttaaataaaggcacttttgcagcaggaCTTCTGtgctgttttgtatcgacaccgATATTTTGGAACCACCTTTATATCATCCACCAAATGACTTACATTGCCTTTGTCTACGACAGGTTGTAGCTCTGTTTCTATCTCTTGCAGCCAAATCTTAGATGCCTTCACCACACATGTGACTGGTACCGTTGGCTTACAAAACAATCCTGACACTGAATAAGCCTTTATCTGGTACTGCCCACTCATCCTTTATAATATCTTTGAGAACATCATGGACTGGAAACACTAAAGCTTTCTTCCCCGATGATTTAAACATTCTATCCTGTTTCTTTCCTTGTTCTGTGTCTTCTAGTTCCAGCACTTGCTGGACAGCTTTAATTAATGGTTCTATAAGATCCATATCAAACGAGGAGTCTTCATCCAATAATTAAGAATCACCATAACTCTCTCTGATCCACTTAACccctagagcaggggtgcccaggacatTGATCCATGGTCCATGACTACTGCAGCATAAAATATCAGATACTTACTGTCACTGAATCTGTCCTAACAAACACTTCAGTCAGATTTCACTTCTtgataaatcaaagtttttataagaataaaatagttaaaaatatatgttttattgtccAATGTGTCCCTGTTACTATTGTGGCCCGTTGGCCTTGAGATCAGGTTTCCTGCTATATCATTATACTATGctgacctacaactcccagcctttGCCTCTCCGTGACCTAGTACAAGTTGAAGTGCAACAATAGCTGGAGAGTCGCAGGTATTCTTCTCTTAGATTCAGGCCTAAACTTCTTTACCCTGAGCTTTAACCGTGGCCCTGTCATGGGGATAAGTTGTAGTTGTGCTGGAGGGGCTGTGGGTTAAATCTGTCCGGATGCTAAACTGGAGTAAGCATTGCAACATTTGCAGTCAGTGGATACTCCCTTGGAGAGTGTTTTACAATGCAGATTACATCAATATCCTCAATGATTTTAAAAGGGATaggtcacctttaaatgaacctttTATTATCACCATTTTATAGGCTTGGGATAAATTGGTCAGGCTGGAGGGAAGGGAAAAGGCAGTCAGGGTGGAAACAGCTGGAAAAGTACACAGGACAAGGGTGAAACAGAAGTAAAAGAAATATCTTCTACATAAATTTAGTGTC is a window from the Xenopus laevis strain J_2021 chromosome 6L, Xenopus_laevis_v10.1, whole genome shotgun sequence genome containing:
- the LOC121394801 gene encoding E3 ubiquitin/ISG15 ligase TRIM25-like, with translation MAAADLRDELSCSICLSIYTDPVTLLCDHNFCRGCIGRVLGTQEGSGPYSCPECRQEFKERPALPRNRTLGNIAERFLSAQPEPGETGIPCTYCDSHVPAVKSCLLCEASLCNKHLRMHSKSAKHVLIEPTMDMGDKKCSVHDEPLKYYCWEESVCICVYCWVSEEHRGHRVELLSEASEKKKETLRKVVEKLRPEREETERGAQRLQERRREVAEKAAGETERVTALFRDIREQLEALEKRLLSDISSQKEKLSLTLTDLMEQLEIKKDELSRKICHIEELCNMADPLTVLQERESHGAADNEGGRERHDIKVPAVGDLDVDLISETLLTGLAAIGTGVNSKLAHHLGTSTSGGEGSELFVSLIKTIPSISPLNSITNSRFDPVYGQEATDLLLDINTAHNRVSVSGDRKSASYSLTELHYPQSPERFQLVPQVLSSRSFPSGRHYWEVEVSESGGWGVGVAYPSIERRGGQSCIGDNNKSWCLYRWYNNRYSVEHDSKRTHLPHIHSCRRIRISLDYEAGRLSFYELSEPIRHLHTFTVTFTEPLHAAFRVGWDSWMRIVS